Proteins encoded by one window of Engraulis encrasicolus isolate BLACKSEA-1 chromosome 23, IST_EnEncr_1.0, whole genome shotgun sequence:
- the LOC134440205 gene encoding lens fiber major intrinsic protein-like, with protein sequence MNPARSFASAMFKRNLMNHWVYWAGPMICGTMGAIMYDFMLFPRMCGLAERMATMKGAAAPPEAGHRWGSHQAQDPGPISLPPSQGKDGPARLIIVAPQLLATQLSSSNALSIYTHDRGVI encoded by the exons atgaaccctgccagatcctttGCCTCTGccatgttcaagaggaacttaatgaaccactgg GTGTACTGGGCGGGTCCCATGATCTGTGGCACTATGGGTGccatcatgtacgacttcatgctcttcccccgcaTGTGCGGCCTGGCAGAGAGGATGGCCACCATGAAAGGGGCAGCCGCCCCCCCGGAGGCAGGACACCGATGGGGATCCCATCAAGctcaagacccaggccctataAGCCTGCCGCCCAGCCAGGGGAAGGACGGCCCAGCCAGGCTTATTATAGTAGCCCCCCAACTTCTAGCAACCCAGCTCTCCTCTTCCAACGCACTCAGTATCTACACTCATGACAGGGGGGTGATCTAG